The DNA sequence GGCAATCCTGAATGGTTCTTCCCTTGATAAAGCCGTACTGGTTCTTGTGAATCAAGTCAGTTATCACAGGCTGCAATCTATTGGCTAGAAGTTTGGTGATAAGCTTGGCAGACAAGTTTAAGAGAGAGATTGGTCGGTAGTCATTTACAGTCTTAGCATTGGGGGTCTTGGGGATGAGCGTTATAAGAGATGAGTTAATGCTTTGCAGGCAACATCTGTTATCATGGAAGGAGTTGCACAGGTCATAGAAGTCCTGCTTGATGACAGCCCAGCTCCCTTTTAGGAACTCATTGTTGAAACCATCAGGACCAGGGGATTTGAAATTAGGCAGAGCTTTGTCAATTTCACTGTTGGAGAAGTAATCTTCTAGTTGCTCCAGATTGCTGCTTCTCTGTATTAGTTGGTCTACATTTACAGTGAATCCGTTGAAGTCACTTTGACCCAGTCTTTGTTTATATTCATTCCATAACAAAGCCTCTTTATCCTTGTGTGTACTTACTGCATTGTTGTCATCAGTGAAGAGCTGAGAAATTAGGTTGTTCCTATGTCTGACTGTTGCATTAGCATGGAAAAAATGTGTACCAGCATCTCCCAATTTTACCCATTTGATATTTCCTCTTTGTTTCCAGTAGATTTTTTGCTTTTCCAGCAGGTTTAGAAGATGTCTTTCCAAGATTTTTTTGAAATTCCATTCCATGAGTTCTAGGTCTCTGTTGTCAGCCAGTACTTCCAAGAGGAGAATGACCCTTCTGACATTGCATATTAGGGCTTTGAGATTAGCTAGAGAGGCCTTCCATGCTCGCAGCTTTGACCTTAGCTTTTTGAACTTTAAGGTGACAGTTTTTGCTATATCAGTTGTGTTTACTGGATCTTCCCAGCTCTGTACTAGAATATTTTGGAACTCTGGGCGTTGGAGCCAGATATTCTCAAATCTGAAAATTGCACTCTTTGGGATCTGAGTAGAGATGGACACAATGCAGGGGCAATGATCGGAGGGTATCATGTCAAGAGCCTTGACTGAAGTGTTGGGATATGAAATAGCCCAGTTGCTTGAAGTGAAGACCCAATCCAATTTTTGTAATAggggtgatggttgcatatttgaCCAAGTATACTTTCTTCCTTGTAGCACTATTTCAGTGAGACCAAGTTGACTGATGGCAGCATTAAAACTCATCATATCGTTAAGATCACCCCCGGGCTTGTTTCTGTCTTCAACCTTCCTTATCAAATTAAAGTCACCAAGAAATACCCAGTCATAGCCGGTTGGGATGTTAATATGTCTGAACCAATTGAGGAAGCTGCTTCTGTTGTCTGCTGTATATGGAGCATAGATGCAGGTTAGAGACCATTTGGAATTGTCGACTCTTGAGTAGAAATCCAAGGTTATTTCATAGGAGGCACTTGAGATTTTGGCAGCCGAAAAGAGACACCTTTTCCATACTACAAGAATTCCCCCTGAGGCACCAGCTGAGGGCTGGAATTCAAAGGAATCAAATGAGGGTGGACAGAAATTTCTGATAAAAGTAATGTCAaaattttctttctttgtttcttgaaGACAAAGGATGTCGCATTGAGCTTCTATGATTTTGTTCTTTATTGCATTCCATTTCCAGGAGGAGTTAACTCCCCTGATATTCCAGGTTGCCACTTTCCAGCTTCTAGTAGAGTTCGGATTCATGGTTGGAACGTAACGTTAAAAGCTTGCGGGGTCTTATGAGCGACATAAACCCAGAGATGACAGCAGTTGAGTGGATCACAACATATACCCAGTCAGAACAAAGCCGCATCATCTTTTTCATAAAGGTCCAACATTTTGCGCATTGCACCAAAATCAACCAGGCTTTTAAACTGCCAGTATCATCTATTGCTGCCATAGCCCTAACATACGTTACCCAGGTGTCTCTACCCAAAAGAAGTGGCAAGGTACAACTGTCTCTGGTACAAAATGACATACTGAATGTTGCTGACATAGAACTATTATAAAAGCAGAATCAAAGGCCTTTTCTTATCATGAGAGTCGGCCAGTGCTTCAGTCCTCCTGCTGCTCTTCATTCCTTTCGTCCTCCTTGTCCTCTTTACCATCCTCCTTTCTGAGTTTCTTCTTGAGTGCTCTGTCTGCCTTCATATCCTTCCTCATCAGCTGCTCATCTGCCAGCTCCTCGTACTCCATTCCACAGAACTGCGTGCCAAGGTTACGAATAGTTTTAGAGGAAAGTGACGGTGGTGTGGGAGAGCATGCAGTACAATTAATCTTGGGGCATCCGGGGGTTTTAAATCCCTTGTTGCCTTTCTTAACCCTTTCACTTCTACGTACCTGCGTGTCCACCAAGGGCGTTGCCATCTTTGTTGGCACCTTCCTCTTATCTGTGGTACCACGATCCTTGCTTTGCTGTGACTGGTTGACCTCAGTTTGCTTTTCTGCAGAGTTATTGTCAAGTTCAGTTAAACAGACCGACTGACCTGTTGAAGGCTTTTTTGGAAGTGGTAAGGAAATCATacccttgtcatcatcaaagaGGGCAGTCATCCCAGTGCGTAGAAGGTCCTTGGTCCATTCAAAGTGATCTGTAGAAGCCAATAGCGACATGAAAAAAGGGATCCAATTGGGGGGAATGCTTGCATGTGAACTCTCAGAGTTACCTTGCTGCAACATGCGCTCCCAAGCATGAATGTGTTTGTTCAGATTCCTTCTTTCTGCAAGGCTTCGGTGGATGGAGGCCCACTGCCTCTCTGGCATAAGAGCATGCCAACTTGCAGGTTGAGATTGTTAATCTGAGGTTGGTTATCGTGCTCTAGTTGTCCAGGAGCAGCTTGATGAACGTTTGGTTCCTGTGGGCCAGGGAACTGCATTTGGTCAATGTCCATGTCTGCAGCTTCAAGTTGCCCTAACTGTTCCTGAATGTGATCATCAGCCAGCTGCATTAATTCATTCTCATTGGGGTTCAGGGGGAGCTGCATTCCACCACCAAGATGGTTGGGGAATCCTTCCTCCCCTGGTCCAACTAGCTGTTCCAAGTCAACTTGAACTCATCCTGTTCCTCTTCATTGTTCTGCATTGGCAGCTGCTGCTCTTCCAGGACTTGGTCAATCATCTGATCAATTGGCACTTCTTCTCCAATGAGGTCAGGCAGATTGGGCAGGGGGAAACCATTAACAAGCACTCCTTCTTCATTGTTGTTACCCAGATTGAGAGGTTGATTCTGTAACTGTTGGGGCTGCTGGCGAATAATCATCTCTATCTCCTAAGCAAAGTCATTGATTTCAATGAAATCATTTGGTGGAGCAGCTGGGTCAATGATGACTTCAAGAGGGTCCAAGTTAAGATTGAGCTCTAGTGGTTCGTGTTGAGGTGGAACATTGAGATTGAGCCCACCTTGTTGTGCCTGTTGGGCCTGTTGTTGTGCAGCTTCTGGCCAGTGGGCCCATGGTTCCCAGGGGTTATTTTGCTGCAATTGAAACTGCTGGGCCTCTTGAGCCGGGCCTTGATTCTGCTGCTCTGGGAGACCAGGTTCATTCAGCTGCTGATTGTTGCCATTGTCGAGATTGTCATTAGGTTGCTGTTGAACAACAGGTTGTCCAAGACCCGTGAAGTCAAAGGGTATCACCGGCTCCAGCTCAAGCTCATTTGGCAGGGGATCCTCTTCTGGTGGCCCTTCTCTAGCCTGACTAGCatttaaaatttagtataaactttccctAGTAAATGCCTCATAGTGAGGATTCCCTAGTGtttgactagtggtagtgttttattacta is a window from the Sorghum bicolor cultivar BTx623 chromosome 5, Sorghum_bicolor_NCBIv3, whole genome shotgun sequence genome containing:
- the LOC110435360 gene encoding uncharacterized protein LOC110435360 → MPERQWASIHRSLAERRNLNKHIHAWERMLQQDHFEWTKDLLRTGMTALFDDDKEKQTEVNQSQQSKDRGTTDKRKVPTKMATPLVDTQFCGMEYEELADEQLMRKDMKADRALKKKLRKEDGKEDKEDERNEEQQED